The window TTACAGACCCCACTTTATTTTCCTGCTAAAATTGTTTCCACTATTTATTCAAGGCAGAATAAGTCAACAACAAGCTTAAACATGAAACACCCGTGAAATATTATcaccataaacacaaacatattatcCAACAGTTCATTCAAAAATCcaacaaacaggaagcaaagaATAAAACTGGAAAGTTTGACcctgagagggtgagagagaactCATACTGAGAAAACTTGTGGCGTAAAACATCTTCTTTGGAAACCACAATTTATCTTTTGGCGGGTGATAAAAAGGACACGACCGtgtgcaggagagagggaactTCACGACGCGTCATGACATGGTGCAGAAAAGAATCgcaacttttttggggggagttgTTAATTCTACGATTCACATTAGTGTTAAAGTCACAGAGGGAAAAATGCATGAAGAGACAAACAGTTTTTGTCTGTAGTGTCCAGCTGTGTTGGCAGCAAAGTTGGCAGCAATGTGTGCGACCAACAGACTGAGGTCTCCGGACGCTCCCGCTGCTTCTGCCGGGGGCTAAAAATGGCCGCCATGCTGCCATTGAGGACCGCCCTCAACGTGGAGCTCGTCAGAGAGGGAAGAACCCCAGAGGCTCCCGAGGCCCGGGTCGTGTCTCACACCTCGGACTCTTAACTTCATCTGATGAAGGCGAAGCTGCTGTTACTCTTACCTCGCCGGCCAGCTGCTCAAACAGCCTCCTCAGGCCTCGCTCCTCGTCCGTCTCCTCGTTTGGTTCGCTGGGCATGGGCGGCTGGAGGAAGCAACAAGGACACGGCGTCGGTTCAAGCGGACTCGGCCGGTCGATCGAGCGACCGGGGGATTGATCGTCAGTCTACTTACGTCTGGCAGGTCGGCATCGACGTTGCTCCCCATCTCCCTGTGCGGCAGAGCAACAAGACGTCATACAACTTTTAGAGAGTAGAGTTCTTGGACTTGTGTCCCTCTCAGTCAAAGCCGAACACTCACAGCGCTCCGGCCTTCTTCTCGGAGAAGATCCTGATGAGGAAGTCGGCCTCGTGGTGCGGCTGGAAGGTGGTGGGCACCAGCAGGTATTTCCCCGGCGGCAGCGTGAAGCGCTCGGACACCTCCCGCATGTTGATGTAGGTCTTGCTGCGAGCCTTGGACGGGTTGTAGCGGAAGAAGTCCTTCCCCTGCTGGTCCTCGTCGTCTGGAGCCTGAAGGGAGCAGAGAAAATAGGTACGACTTCTCATCTGGGTttcccttctctgtctcctaCAACTCTATATTTCCAAAAGCTCCAGAATAGGCTTCTAAATAAACCTTGATAcaaagctcctttttttttgacacctGCTGTTCACAAGGATCAAGAATGAACTTTGTGGACGAAGGTTTACTTTCCGAGCTGATGTGTACATATCCTGCCCAGGAGACACTTTGACGTGGATTTTAAACCCTTTTAACGGAGGAAGAGAAGTGGCTCAAgcattatttcttcttctgacCTCGTACACGGCGAAGCCGATGGTCTCCAGGTCCATGCCTTCCTTCCTCAGCTTCCGTCTGTTCTTCTGCATCAGACCGATCACCACGCTGCAcacgtcgtcctcgtcgtcggcgtcctccagctccagcttgAACTGCGGGTTGGTCCAGAACGTGTCTGCGGACCGAGGGAAGCGGCAGGGCTTTAGACGAACGCTACAGGATTCCACGAGTTTAATACCAAAAAGTCAACGAAATCGAATCTGCGTTCATTCTCATCTTCGGGTTGAAATGTTTCAGGTGGCCGCCATCGGCCGGTGACCTCACCGATGAAGTTCCTGCAGCCTCCAGCGGTGGAGCCGCGAATCCAGTTCCCCTGGAACGTGCTGACCTCCCAGTGGCGCTTTGAGTTGTCGCTCAGGTCGTCGGGGGTCATGTTGCAGATCTCCACCTTGTCGTAGTTCCTCTTGAAGTCCTGAAACTCCAtcctgcagtcacacacacacacacacacacacacacacgcaccatcAACGTCATCCCAACGCACAGCACGTTCACACGAGTTTACCTTCGTCACGTTCATCTTTGACCCACGGAACTAAACCTGAGAGAGTGAACAGTGAAGCAaatctttaaatattaaagattATCATTAAAGCCTGcgctagagctgcaacagttaatcaattagtaatcaattactaaattaagaaaattaattctctgatttcagcttcttgcatgtgaacatgttcctgtttctttgctcctctgtgacagtgaactcaagatctttggtgtgtggacgaaacaaaacatcatgttggagattaatggattatgaaaatgattgttaGTTGCCGCCCTAGCGTCGGCACCACTCCACTGATATTCCACCATTACTCCTAATATGACAATAGTCATAATTTGATGCATGTCTTGTGAACAGCATTGGGATATTCCACAATTTGGCCTCATTCCGGATTTAGCATTTTCCGATTAGGACCTGTGGGATTTGGAGAAGACGAAGGTTTGCGAGGCGGCACTGACCAAAAAGACGAAAGTAGAATCAGACCCTTTTATTTTAGACATTATGAACATgggacataataataataaagttggAAAAGAGCAAAGTCACAGGGGGATTTTAAGATCATCTGACTTTGCATATAAACAGGAATATTAGTGAATTGATCGTTCTGCTTGTGGTTTATGGTCGACTTCATCtctgcacacatacataaaaacatatttaatctaCAATCCTTTCATGCTGAGAAACTACTCACCAGAATTCACCGTCCTCCGATGAATTCTGCAGGATGCGCTTTTTTTCCGCCGCGTCCACGTAGTTCCACTCTCTGGAGCTGAAACGACAACATGCAGGAGTCAGAAAAGAGCTCCTTCTATTGTCTGTCAGTCTGAAGATCTTGTTCCTGTGAAGGAGGGACGAGGGGCGAGGGCCCCCACTGTCTCTCAGTTCATCCACAGCTTCACGTGTTTCATCCCTTTACTCTTACTCGTCACTCCAGGCGCCGTTCCACTCGACCTGACCCCAGGGGTTCCTGACCCGGACGAGCTGCACTTTCTGTCCTCTCACAGTCACCTGAAGGTTTGACCAAAGAAAGAACAGAGcagctcaaaaaaaaatctgtacagcagctttcttttaattaaatgtcattgtttttctgaattAGCCTCACAAATGTGTCCCTGAGGTCCTTCCATTCACCGCAGCTGtaactttaaagccccagtgtgtaattttctggcggcatctcATGTTAAAATTACAGCCGGCAActaactgagcgaccgacaggggacactttatggtggcgcaccgccgattccatttccggtttctggccGCATCTGAAAACTCAACGCGAATGCGGAGGTCagtccacctcatggaactatatttaactcatttatgaacacagagttgtggacaatatattaattttCTGTGAATTAGTTCTTCcacatattacacactgtagcttcaaCTAGAAGAAGTTTTACCTGACATTCATTCCATCATTCCTTTTTGTCACATATCAGAGGTTCAGTCGGCAGGTGGCATTAAGGGCCCAAACCCTGACCTTGCGTATCAAAGCCGgcggtgtttcctgtttttttgtctttcgcACAACAAACATTAAACCTGAGCGGTTTTCCCGCCTCCCGCTCGGTGGGCCTCACCTCCTCCACGCCGGTGATGGAGTAGGCGTGTCCCTTCACCAGGCCGGTGGTCGTCTTGGCCTCCGACTCTGCAGAGCTGCTGATCTGGAGAAAACCAAACACACCCGGACGGGTCAAAGACCAAGCACGTTATATATGTAACATACATTTaagtatatgtaaatataattatacAACATGTGGGTTAGATCTTTACATCGATGGAGCATCCCATCATGGAGCCTCTGTCCAGGGCCTTCTTCATGATCGCGAACAGGTTGCCGGGCGGTGTCTTGGTTTCGTACACTTCTCCCACGCCGCCGGTGAAGTCCTCCATGGCCTCCATGGTGCTGCCGCCCTTCAGGGACTCGTAGCTGCCGTGCAGCCTGAAccgagcaaacacacacgtcagGGATTTGATCAGCTGACGAAATCAAAAGCTAACAGGTCCATTTCAAGTCATAAAGTCATGAGGAGAAGGTCAAAGTTTATAGGAGAAAAAGTccataaagtcataatattaagTGAAAAAGTTTCAATTTTACAAAGAAAAGGTAAAATTACATAATAAATTTGTAACtttctgaaaataaagacataatCGTGGCGTGACTCACTTGGCGTAGGCCTTCTCCAGCAGGGCGCTCCAGAACTCGTCGTTGGAGGCGGAGTGAAGCATGATGAGTTGATTTCTCACCGCCGGGAGTCGGTCGTCCACGACCACGTCCAGCCACTGGTTGTGCTGCCAGAACTGAGGGCGACCGAGAGGgcgtcactgtgtgtgtgtgtgtgttaaaatatatatatatatatatatatatatatatatatatcatattttattatagTTAAAGTTGACTATTAAATCTACAGTAAATGTTCTGCCACttcctcatttttatttccatctaGGGCCGGACCGACGCATAAGCGAACTAAGCGACTGCTTAGGGCCCCccgtggccaccagggggccccccATGCAAAATGTTACAATAGGTGAGACACAACCACAGTCAGTCTGACTGTAGCGTAtaaagataaaggcaatgtcaccaaaaaaaaggacatatcCCTCTGGTGCTAGGGGTCGGCTCTGTTTCCATCCATTCGTGCATTAATCTGTGATCTTTATTtgtgagttttattttcttcttcctgacaCAGACTGAACACTGAACGGGCTCAAATCAGAATCAGCATCAGAATCAGCAGCGCACCTGGAAGTGAAAGATGCCGGCGTATCTGCGGTCAAAGTCCTGGTCGTGGGGGACGACCCGGGCCAGGGCGTCTTTCTTCAGGGTGAGGGATGCGATGGCTGCCAGGAGCCAGCAGTCGCCTGCATGTGgtaacaaacacaaagtgcatcACAGGTGAAAAGAGTAAGAGATAGGACAGAGTGTGGTGACCCACTCCTGCAGATCAGTCGAGTACCAACCGAGCTGTCCCTGGCAGATGTCGGTCCTGTTCGCGTCGCCCACGATGAACTTTGGGTTTTCGCAGATCTCCTgcggaggaaaaaagaaagaaccggttggtttatttgttttaataataataacaataataatacattttattcatgggGGCCTTTCAGGACACTCAAGGACACCTCACATGTACAAATGATAAAAGGGGCgaaaaaaatggtaaaaggCCACTTACTGCACGACCAACCAACACGCAAAAATTCAATTGTACCGAATTGGgcacttcatcatgttttctGACCTGTAGGAGAACTGTGTACAGCACTGCCTCCCATTTTCTCTACTGGAAAGGGCACCCTTTGGGGCACTGTCATGTAGGGGCGGCATAGAGGGCACTTTTTCCATTGGATGGCCCTCCATATAGGGAACATCAAGTTTAGACCATTGTCGGTGCACCTTACAGGGCACTGCATCCTGTTTTCTCTACTAGAAGGGCACTCGTTATCAAATGTTCTTGCTCTAAAGGGGCACATCCTCATAATTTATTGCATGAAAGGGCACCCTAGAGGGCACTCCCATGTGAAGGGCAGCCAATAAGGAACTTCCTCTCATTTTCGCCACTCTAGAGGGCACTTTCACGACGCGTTTCCAGCCATGGGGgcacagcagccccccccccccccctgcaaggtgaggaggagaatcTTGAAGTCAATGCGGAATTTGACAGGTAGCCAGTGCAATTGTTGGAGGACAGGGGGCGATGTGTTTGATGGATGGGGGTCCCCTAACACCAGTTGAAGTTCATGGAGGAGTTTGAGTGGAAGACGGGAATGGAAAGAGTTGCAACTGCAATTGCATTATTAAATGAGGTGAGAGGGGACAGTTGGTGCCTTCAATAGGTGTGTTCACATTCCAGGCATATTAATCAGCCTGAAATCCCAGTCACATGGCACATGCAGCTGAAGCGTTCACGGTGAAGGAGCACGCCCTGCGCAGAAATGTGTAGTAGCTGTAAGGAACGTGACTGGTGAGTTTTTAACTCAGGACAGGTCCGATCACTCAGGTACAACTCAGGTACAACTCAGGTACAACCGGGAGTCGGCGGCTGACGATTCAGGAAATGAGCTCAAattaagaccaaaaaaaaaaaaaaaaacaagggggggAAGTCCCCAAGACGTCCCCACCCCTGGGCCACGTAGGGGAGGGGTGTCCCATTTTCTTTGACGATCGAGGGGTATGTGGTTATCTACCACTTCAAACACTCCTTCAAACGTAGGGCggtcagatgctgacttcaggtAGAGTGGAAGAACGGAGGGGTAGGGACCAGGGGTAGGGACCAGGGGTAGGGACCAGGGGTAGAGACCAGGGGTAGGGACCAGGGGTAGAGACCAGGGGTAGGGACCAGGGGTAGGGACCAGGGGTAGGGACCAGGGGTAGAGACCAGGGGTAGGGACCAGGGGTAGGGACCAGGGGTAGTGTCTGAATCCAAACtggataaacaaataaaaccctgAGTGCTTCAGTGCAGATAACACTGAGGCGTGTGGGTGTAAAGTCTTGGAGCTCAGAGAGAACAAACTGCCTCTGCACTTGACTCTATTTACACTTCATTTTCCTGCAGAACTGGTTTTGCGGCAGCAGCTGAATAAAAACTACCTAATggctttttgtgtgttgtattaAAAGCAATAAAACTGACTTCACTTGAACACGTCTGTGCTCATTCAACTCTTGAGGTTTTCAGCTGCCATCCATTCAGGCCGTACTGAACCAGAGTCTTGTTCGCTTCAAATTCAAGACTCTCAAAGACTTTCTGAATATTAAATGTGTCACCAGTAAACAGGGCCAGAGCATGAAACTCATAAAAACCGTCTGCACGAGTGAAACCACAACATTTCCCCTAATTCTGTGTTTAGCAGATAAAACGAACAGATTTCAGGACGTTTAGGCTGTCGGTGCTCGGCGTGCTGCCCACGCTCTGACGACGTCAGGCACCTTTACTGTACGTACCTTAGGCCTCTTCCATTCGATATTGACGGGAACGCTCTGGCTGTAGAAGATGGAGGGGCCGGCGGCGGGGAAGTCCTGGTCCTCGAACAGGACGCCCTTCTGCAGGCATTCATGCCTCAGCTGCTCATACGACTTCCCGTCTGACTGGGTGTTCACGGCCTGGGAATGGAGGGGCatcttcaccttcttcttctccttcttcttcttcttcttcttctctgtccccGGGGACGAACCTCAGCcgagtggaggagaaggaggcgagCCGCAGGGTTGTGATGGAGCGAGTCACCTGCTGAGTGTTTgttgcagggagagagaagcaggtTGGTCGGACTGGAAGGTTCACACCCTCCATAAACTGGTTTGTCCTCCTGTGGCGGTGAACCTCGCCCctgctgactctctctctccctctctcttgttccttatctctctctctctctctttgggcTTGGCCTGCAGGAAACAGCAATAATTCATTCCTGATGGTTTGGCAACACGCAGCGGTGGAAGTATTCAGATCATACAAAAAGCAAATACCACAGAGTCAAAGCAAAGGTCGTGCATCTACCTATCGAGTATCAGAGGTAAAAGTGCAGAGAAACGTTTCCCCGTGACAGAACCGGTCCCAGGTCGAGACCGAAGGAGACCAGACGGATCCCACACCTTAGAACATCTTCTAATAGATGACCTCGGTCAGAgaggttctgttttcacccctgGTCGCTCGTTTGTCTGTGTAATGAACAAAtggatgcagttgaatcaggaagatggagagcGTCGACGTcttgagcagaagtatttattacaagagctCAATGTATTGAGATTTCTGGTTCGCtgcacagatcaacaagtggtcagtgcatggagTCCCCAAAAAACATCCCTATCCCAGTCAGAGTGAcgtatttaactctcagaatcacgtgtcgtcatctcacagatTGTTACGACCGAGCTCGTGAGGGGAACGAGACATGGCTGTCTCCATAGGAGTGCTCTTTGAAACTTTAGGATATAAGGCCACTGACCTTTAGATTAAACATTCTCAGAGTCaggacagtttgtttgtttgtcagcaggatttacACAAAAACTGCGGAAAGGATGTCAATGAAACTTGTTGGAAAGGTGGAACATGGACCGAATAAGAACTCATCCAATTCTGGTGTAGATTCGGACAAAAGGAATTGTGACATGGGATGGTtctagttttttattttacattttcagctaTTTCCCAGGGAGTTCAGTACTTTGTGGATCTTGTGAAAGAAAATCAGGCACATTTAGGAAACAGATTTCTACGAGATAAGTGTGAGAGATTTGGTGTTGATCTAAATAAAAGACTGAGGCTGAATTAATCCACTGCTGATCTTGTCCCCAATGACCTGAGTGTTGGTGATCATCACATGTTCACTCCCCTGAAAGACAAACTCTTGCTATTTTTATGGTCTCATTATGGTCATTTTGTCTCTGTAGTAATTTTGTCTCTTTATGGACTTCAGAGACACGTGCACCAAGACAAGCAAAACGACCACAAAGACACGGGGCGATTCGAGGGGGGTGAGCGGCGCGTCCCGCTTCCTCGCAGGAGACAGTTGTGTTGTGTCCCATCGTGGCGTCGCCCCGCAGTCACAGAGGGAACAGAGCGTTATCTTCAGACGGGGCCAACGTGGTCTGTGCTGCACCCTGCCACCACCACATCCACATTCCTGCTGCATGGCCACCAGATTCCTCACATAGctgaggtgagtgtgtgtgttttgcatctctgtaatgtttcatttctctttgcAGTATTTGTTCATatcttaaaaatcatttttgtgtctgtcagatggggctgaatctggaagagacGATGCAgagacaacgggtgtttgcacatgaacgtcgacgtgtgtcaACAACTGTTAATGAATTTTGACAGAAGagaagctagcgtagctttgctaatgTTGGTTAAcatggatgtgtgacagctcaactggaaccacaacacggtcGTTTAGGGCTTTTTCAACTTTAATGTCATTCCCGTTAGAAGTTTTCATAAGTTGTCATATGTACGGGAGAATATTAGGACCAggcatacaaaacaaacaaaaataagggggaagatttttttaaatgtattcaacattttgacagtaaagtcgaaatgttaaataatcaGTTTTCTTATGAAAGCACATTCAAATCCACTAGGTCAGATCAGTCCACTCAATATTCCTgttccatgaattattccctggggaAACCCATTTCGCACTGTGAAAGGAATGGCTGGATCCGCCTccttgtccagatccacaccataagtatttttatttttgtagaaaatacactcagtagtttgtgtgtgagatgtcGGGCTGTTTAGATGTTTCATTTTTTGGAGAGCTAAACCCCCAAAGGAAACTGTGACTTGGATTCTTcgggaatctttttttaatgttgccaGAATTTATGGCAAATTAGTCAAGAGGTGAGCAGCAGATTAATGTCGACATCTGTGCGACGGAAATAAGGATGTTCATCATCTTCCATTGGTGTGCaaaaggtgttgttttttttaaatttcaacaaTAATTTTCTGCTTTAATAGATCGTTGAACAGTTTGCGAGCGTTTGCGGCACCGGAGTCTGAACTTCACAATGTTTCAAATCATCAGCGACACGAGAAACTGAGGAACTCTTTAATACTGATGTCGAGTGAAGTTGAATCTTTTCTCAAcgtgaaaacataatttaccTCCAAATGAAAATCTGAACCAGTTCGTGAAGACGGAGGTTTACAAAacttattttacttttcttctttttgctgcaAACTaatgagcaaaaataaaaaaatgtgactccTGACCTGTCATAttagagacaaacaaaaaaacagacgtTCGTCACTGCTCCGCCTTCTCCTGAGCACTTCCTGTCACCAGCAGCAAGTTGCAGGCCATGAACTGGACCTTCAGGACGTTGCTAGTGTTCCCGGTATACAGTCCCACCAGTTCGCCGGACGAGCCGTCCGCCGGCGTCCCGCCGTGTGAGTTGCGGATGTCCCACACGCGCACCGAGTTGTCCATGGCGGACGACGCCACCAGGCTGCTGTCGGGGCTAAAGGACAGGCTGGTGACGCTGTCCGTGTGTCCGCGCAAGTCTTTGAACAACGCCCCCGACGCCAAGTCCCACAGCTTCACCCGCTGGTCCTCGCCAGCGGACGCCAGGTACTTCCCGTTCGGCGAGAAGGCGAGCGACAGCACCGAGCCGCGGTGGCCGGTGAAGAGGCGGACGGACGCCCCCTGCTGGGTGCTCCACAGCCGGACTGTCTTGTCCGTGGAGCCGGTGGCTAGGTAGTTGGAGTTGGGGTGGAACTTGACGCAGTCGACGTCGGCGAGGTGGCCGGCGTAGAGCCGCAGCGAGTAGGTGCGGGAGAACGTCCAGAGGCGGGCGGTGCGGTCGTGCGAGCCGCTGGCGAAGTAGAGGCTGCAGGGGCTGACGTCCACGTCCCACACTGGGTAGGCGTGGCCGCGGTAGAGTGCCGTGTTGGTGAAGCTGC is drawn from Scophthalmus maximus strain ysfricsl-2021 chromosome 8, ASM2237912v1, whole genome shotgun sequence and contains these coding sequences:
- the capn9 gene encoding calpain-9, which translates into the protein MPLHSQAVNTQSDGKSYEQLRHECLQKGVLFEDQDFPAAGPSIFYSQSVPVNIEWKRPKEICENPKFIVGDANRTDICQGQLGDCWLLAAIASLTLKKDALARVVPHDQDFDRRYAGIFHFQFWQHNQWLDVVVDDRLPAVRNQLIMLHSASNDEFWSALLEKAYAKLHGSYESLKGGSTMEAMEDFTGGVGEVYETKTPPGNLFAIMKKALDRGSMMGCSIDISSSAESEAKTTTGLVKGHAYSITGVEEVTVRGQKVQLVRVRNPWGQVEWNGAWSDDSREWNYVDAAEKKRILQNSSEDGEFWMEFQDFKRNYDKVEICNMTPDDLSDNSKRHWEVSTFQGNWIRGSTAGGCRNFIDTFWTNPQFKLELEDADDEDDVCSVVIGLMQKNRRKLRKEGMDLETIGFAVYEAPDDEDQQGKDFFRYNPSKARSKTYINMREVSERFTLPPGKYLLVPTTFQPHHEADFLIRIFSEKKAGALEMGSNVDADLPDPPMPSEPNEETDEERGLRRLFEQLAGEDEAISVRELQQMLNGVLSRRKEIKFEGLSLSTCHSIINLMDVDNTGQLEFQEFKVFWEKMKKWIMLFLSFDTDRSGKMSSYELRSALKAAGMHLNNQLLQLIGLRFADDNYDIDFDDYLTCIVRLENMFRAFQAVDEFKRGRVKMNMMQFLMLSMNV